From Streptomyces sp. TLI_053, a single genomic window includes:
- a CDS encoding RICIN domain-containing protein, whose product MRSTLRRLGLALALAVTGLGLVPGGASADTPATVLFNQYSERCPDGHAESQDMHPCAPSDNPGMWVIKPVAGYPERYTITIPTPDGDRCLTQFDGVVGSGCRVGATSQQWEITPFQAEPPLYGLLGVRLKNVSTSDCLDNSKKTFGGWKLVMRGCDYGSYQQWNIYSTAYQALFAGRHAGMTWANLEQRADNVVHVGYDNSTNSNPYNGDTPSSAVLPLLCLKQDGRPAPAGVPTSGFHSWAGGEVKATAPLPGSQLTSRAAADQKCAGAFGAGFRMAEFHDASGWGLWANGTLPTNTRFWTAINDQPANPWS is encoded by the coding sequence ATGCGCTCGACCCTCAGGCGCCTCGGGCTCGCCCTGGCGCTCGCCGTGACCGGTCTGGGCCTGGTGCCCGGCGGCGCGTCCGCCGACACGCCCGCGACCGTCCTGTTCAACCAGTACTCGGAGCGCTGTCCGGACGGGCATGCCGAGTCCCAGGACATGCACCCCTGCGCACCGTCCGACAACCCCGGCATGTGGGTGATCAAGCCCGTCGCCGGCTACCCGGAGCGGTACACGATCACCATCCCCACTCCCGACGGCGACCGCTGTCTCACGCAGTTCGACGGTGTGGTGGGCTCCGGCTGTCGGGTGGGTGCCACCAGCCAGCAGTGGGAGATCACCCCGTTCCAGGCGGAGCCGCCGCTCTACGGCCTGCTCGGCGTGCGGCTGAAGAACGTGTCGACCTCGGACTGCCTGGACAACTCGAAGAAGACCTTCGGCGGCTGGAAGCTGGTCATGCGCGGCTGCGACTACGGCAGCTACCAGCAGTGGAACATCTACAGCACCGCCTACCAGGCCCTGTTCGCGGGTCGGCACGCCGGCATGACCTGGGCCAACCTGGAGCAGCGCGCCGACAACGTGGTGCACGTCGGCTACGACAACTCCACCAACAGCAACCCGTACAACGGTGACACCCCGTCGAGTGCCGTGCTGCCCCTGCTGTGCCTCAAGCAGGACGGTCGTCCCGCCCCCGCCGGTGTCCCGACGAGCGGCTTCCACAGCTGGGCCGGCGGTGAGGTGAAGGCCACCGCGCCGCTGCCCGGCAGCCAGCTCACCAGCCGGGCTGCCGCCGACCAGAAGTGCGCCGGTGCCTTCGGCGCCGGTTTCCGGATGGCCGAGTTCCACGACGCCTCCGGTTGGGGCCTGTGGGCCAACGGCACCCTGCCCACCAACACCCGCTTCTGGACCGCCATCAACGACCAGCCCGCCAACCCCTGGAGCTGA
- a CDS encoding HEAT repeat domain-containing protein, with protein sequence MTAPSPDLTDRLVSAVVSRDAATVRSCLEQGAAPDTLGPDGLPLLCTAAAGFDHLTAEILVEGGADPDRELADGSTPLLRAVDTGSPALVAAVLGDAPRLRVPEASRRQLLGLARHWYEIGVVEELRRRTGAAGAAVTLRMDDTHDDGAIDEISLGGLTARAGHGAVLTYLEWRFGLLPPLSEVMARAVPHAEDGDSNWYFASYCLGRRRGPRIWSELTALRRHPDPKHRRFLASVLWHRGTSVPVDRASDVVGDADFLASWARDEPDGHVLADVLGAYNNSDHPGQEAIGLRHADHPDPRVRREAAFCLSRERTARSAAAESALLDMVRDPDPDVRATVAQVFAPRFAPDNPLAPAIRDALLLLLADDALRVRRNAAESLALSDDRTTPVLNAFLALLDDDNEDLRLEAAFALARRGDPRAEQAYERVGPVDAFSEHDHRLFALWRYGVGGQPDRA encoded by the coding sequence TTGACAGCGCCATCGCCGGACCTCACCGACCGGTTGGTCAGTGCCGTGGTTTCAAGGGACGCCGCCACCGTGCGGTCCTGTCTGGAGCAGGGCGCGGCGCCGGACACCTTGGGCCCCGACGGCCTGCCCCTGCTCTGCACCGCGGCGGCCGGGTTCGACCACCTCACCGCAGAGATTCTGGTCGAGGGGGGCGCCGACCCGGACCGTGAGCTCGCGGACGGCAGTACTCCCCTCCTGCGGGCGGTCGACACCGGCTCTCCCGCACTGGTCGCCGCGGTACTCGGAGATGCCCCTCGGCTCCGTGTGCCCGAGGCTTCCCGACGACAACTGCTCGGCCTGGCCCGGCACTGGTACGAGATCGGCGTGGTCGAGGAGCTGCGCCGCCGGACCGGAGCCGCCGGGGCCGCCGTCACACTCCGGATGGACGACACCCACGACGACGGCGCGATCGACGAGATCTCCCTCGGCGGGCTCACCGCGCGGGCCGGACACGGGGCAGTCCTCACCTACCTGGAGTGGCGATTCGGCCTGCTGCCGCCCCTTTCCGAGGTGATGGCACGCGCCGTCCCCCATGCGGAGGACGGAGACAGCAACTGGTACTTCGCCAGCTACTGTCTGGGCCGGCGTCGGGGACCACGCATCTGGTCCGAGCTCACCGCTCTGCGTCGCCATCCGGACCCGAAACACCGCCGTTTCCTGGCCTCGGTTCTGTGGCACCGGGGCACGTCGGTGCCGGTCGACCGCGCATCGGACGTCGTCGGCGATGCCGACTTCCTGGCGTCCTGGGCCCGGGACGAACCCGACGGGCACGTGCTGGCCGACGTCCTGGGCGCCTACAACAACAGCGATCATCCGGGGCAGGAAGCCATCGGGCTGCGGCACGCGGACCATCCGGACCCGCGCGTGCGCCGCGAGGCGGCGTTCTGCCTGAGCCGGGAGCGGACCGCACGCAGTGCGGCGGCCGAATCCGCACTGCTCGACATGGTTCGCGATCCCGATCCTGACGTCCGGGCCACCGTGGCCCAGGTGTTCGCTCCACGGTTCGCTCCCGACAACCCACTCGCCCCGGCGATCCGGGACGCCCTGCTCCTGCTGCTCGCGGACGACGCCCTCCGAGTACGCCGCAACGCCGCCGAGTCGCTCGCCCTCTCCGACGACCGGACCACCCCTGTACTGAACGCCTTCCTCGCCCTCCTCGACGACGACAACGAGGACCTGCGCCTGGAGGCAGCCTTCGCGCTCGCCCGTCGTGGCGACCCGCGGGCCGAGCAGGCCTACGAGCGCGTCGGACCGGTCGATGCCTTCTCCGAGCACGACCACCGGCTGTTCGCCCTCTGGCGGTACGGCGTGGGCGGGCAGCCCGATCGGGCTTGA
- a CDS encoding VOC family protein, with translation MSTIKQFQVTFDCAEPVSLAAFWCEVLGYVLPTVPEGFATWEECFRSLPPEDAVYFACTDPSGVAPRLLFQRVPEGKVVKNRVHLDVRAGVGLVGDERLAALEAECARLTVLGAKHVLTQRADGVNESCITMQDIEGNEFCLA, from the coding sequence ATGTCAACGATCAAGCAGTTCCAGGTGACCTTCGACTGCGCGGAGCCGGTGAGCCTCGCCGCCTTCTGGTGCGAGGTGCTGGGGTACGTCCTGCCGACGGTGCCGGAGGGCTTCGCCACGTGGGAGGAGTGCTTCCGCTCGCTGCCGCCCGAGGACGCGGTCTACTTCGCGTGCACCGATCCCTCGGGCGTGGCCCCGCGCCTGCTCTTCCAGCGGGTTCCCGAAGGCAAGGTCGTCAAGAACCGGGTGCATCTCGATGTGCGGGCCGGCGTCGGGCTCGTGGGTGACGAGCGCCTGGCCGCGCTCGAGGCCGAATGCGCGCGGCTGACGGTGCTCGGCGCGAAGCACGTGCTGACGCAGCGCGCCGACGGCGTCAACGAGTCGTGCATCACGATGCAGGACATCGAGGGCAACGAGTTCTGCCTCGCCTGA
- a CDS encoding response regulator transcription factor — protein sequence MIRILLADDEDLVRGALAALLDLEPDLTVTAQAPDGRAAVEAAARHPVDIALLDLEMPHLDGISAAQAITRHHPVRTVIVTRHARPGVLRRALAAGVQGFVPKTTPAAELAAILRDIHTGGRYIDRRLATHALTETPCPLTPRELDVLRAVHHGQAIGAFAEQHHLAPGTVRNYLSAAITKLAVRTRHEAARRAWEEGWI from the coding sequence GTGATCCGCATCCTGCTCGCCGACGACGAGGACCTCGTCCGCGGCGCCCTCGCCGCACTCCTCGATCTCGAACCCGACCTGACCGTCACCGCCCAGGCCCCGGACGGCCGCGCGGCCGTCGAAGCCGCCGCCCGTCACCCGGTCGACATCGCCCTTCTCGACCTGGAGATGCCCCACCTCGACGGCATCTCCGCAGCCCAGGCCATCACCAGGCACCACCCGGTCCGCACCGTCATCGTCACCCGCCACGCCCGTCCCGGCGTGCTGCGTCGCGCCCTGGCGGCGGGTGTCCAGGGCTTCGTCCCCAAAACCACTCCCGCCGCCGAACTGGCCGCCATCCTGCGGGACATCCACACCGGCGGCCGCTACATCGACCGCCGCCTCGCCACCCACGCCCTCACCGAGACCCCCTGCCCGCTGACCCCGCGCGAACTCGACGTCCTGCGCGCCGTCCACCACGGCCAGGCCATCGGCGCTTTCGCCGAACAGCACCACCTCGCACCCGGCACCGTCCGCAACTACCTCTCCGCCGCCATCACCAAGCTGGCCGTCCGTACCCGCCACGAAGCGGCACGCCGTGCCTGGGAGGAAGGGTGGATCTGA
- a CDS encoding 2'-5' RNA ligase family protein yields MADDSTDTFRTGRTGLVVRIPEAEPVVGGWRERFDPSARAGVPAHVTVLFPFLDGSRTDAHIHSVLADILGGPPAFDLRFERCGRFPEVLYLAPDPDTQLRRLTGAIADRWPEAPPYEGRFTDVMPHLTVAHGQEEAVLEEIEADLTPRLPFTSRISSVELMVHDGTKWRERASFALGTTRS; encoded by the coding sequence ATGGCAGATGACAGCACCGATACGTTTCGGACGGGCCGAACGGGACTCGTCGTCCGGATCCCCGAGGCGGAGCCGGTGGTCGGCGGTTGGCGCGAACGGTTCGATCCCTCGGCCCGGGCCGGGGTTCCGGCGCATGTCACCGTGCTCTTCCCGTTCCTCGACGGGAGTAGAACGGATGCACACATCCACTCCGTCCTCGCAGACATTCTCGGCGGCCCCCCGGCCTTCGACCTGCGGTTCGAGAGATGCGGGCGGTTCCCGGAGGTGCTGTATCTCGCCCCGGACCCCGACACGCAACTGCGGCGGCTCACGGGCGCGATCGCTGACCGCTGGCCCGAGGCCCCGCCGTACGAGGGCCGGTTCACCGACGTCATGCCGCACCTGACCGTCGCTCACGGTCAGGAAGAAGCCGTTCTGGAGGAGATCGAGGCCGACCTCACCCCCAGGCTCCCATTCACTTCTCGCATCTCGTCGGTCGAGCTCATGGTGCACGACGGCACGAAATGGCGGGAACGAGCGTCGTTCGCACTCGGAACCACCAGGTCATGA
- a CDS encoding FCD domain-containing protein gives MAETAGWEPVPRTRTYELVLARIEEQILAGKLRVGDRLPPERELVELLGVSRAAIREALRVLEAQGAVRSRVGTGPDSGTVIAAVPGEGLSQLLRLHLALANFPLADVFELRASLERSSARLAAACAGADDLARLREPLLRMDEPGVELERFNEHDTAFHVALAEAAGNRLVADLTVAVRNAVRHTILAASRRLPDWEAEAAKLRAEHHAIYEAVAAGDAERAGDLVEAHVRAFHRVIAASEPDPAG, from the coding sequence ATGGCGGAAACGGCGGGCTGGGAACCGGTCCCGCGCACACGCACGTACGAGCTGGTGCTCGCCCGCATCGAGGAGCAGATCCTCGCCGGGAAGCTGCGCGTGGGCGACCGCCTGCCCCCGGAGCGGGAGCTGGTCGAGCTCCTCGGGGTCAGCCGGGCCGCCATCCGTGAGGCCCTGCGCGTGCTGGAGGCCCAGGGAGCCGTCCGCTCCCGGGTCGGCACCGGGCCGGACTCCGGCACCGTGATCGCCGCCGTCCCGGGCGAGGGCCTCAGCCAGCTCCTGCGCCTGCACCTCGCCCTGGCCAACTTCCCGCTCGCCGACGTCTTCGAGCTCCGGGCGAGCCTGGAGCGCTCCAGCGCCCGCCTCGCGGCCGCCTGCGCCGGTGCCGACGACCTCGCCCGCCTGCGCGAGCCGCTGCTCCGCATGGACGAGCCGGGTGTCGAGCTCGAACGGTTCAACGAGCACGACACCGCCTTCCACGTCGCACTCGCCGAAGCGGCGGGCAACCGGCTGGTCGCCGACCTCACCGTGGCCGTCCGCAACGCCGTGCGGCACACCATCCTCGCCGCCTCCCGCCGGCTGCCGGACTGGGAGGCCGAGGCGGCGAAGCTGCGTGCCGAGCACCACGCCATCTACGAGGCCGTCGCCGCCGGGGACGCGGAGCGGGCCGGCGACCTGGTCGAGGCGCACGTCCGCGCCTTCCACCGAGTGATCGCCGCCTCGGAGCCCGACCCGGCGGGGTGA
- a CDS encoding histidine kinase, translating into MITSPPGSGTLEPGRLELGRLGRLTSWTLLALGPLWLLLAANDVVFNLSPARRALTAPVVVAVAVQHTRLIRRAVPGGLGGRGPLDGSAVVGGWWNVLLLAAAIAVWGDMADRPYTAIDWAMVPGAMAAALALSLPPQARWRLLAAVALVCAVLGETVAQWRQAHPDLLPGVPAVTGAAMVLFITGVESVLARLWRAVLEAEHVRGTTATLAVAEERMRFAADLHDLQGHRLQVITLKGELAERLIGRSDQEARAQVREITDLARAALEESRAVVHGYRRASLSTELANAAAVLEAAGIRTTVDGDAAHIPHQLQPAFAALVREGVTNILRHSRARHCRITVTASPGRARLLLRNDGAPARTAEPGSGLAGLQERFHAIGGCIRIATHPGGQFELAGHASRETPA; encoded by the coding sequence ATGATCACCTCACCTCCGGGGTCCGGGACGCTCGAGCCGGGGAGACTCGAGCTGGGGAGACTGGGCCGCCTGACCTCCTGGACGCTGCTCGCGCTGGGGCCCCTGTGGCTGCTGCTGGCCGCGAACGACGTCGTGTTCAACCTGAGCCCCGCGCGCCGGGCGCTGACCGCTCCGGTGGTCGTCGCCGTCGCCGTCCAGCACACCCGGTTGATCCGCCGGGCGGTGCCCGGTGGCCTCGGGGGCCGGGGCCCACTGGACGGCTCGGCCGTCGTCGGCGGGTGGTGGAACGTCCTGCTGCTGGCCGCGGCGATCGCCGTCTGGGGCGACATGGCGGACCGCCCGTACACCGCGATCGACTGGGCCATGGTGCCCGGGGCGATGGCGGCGGCGCTGGCCCTGTCCCTGCCCCCGCAGGCGCGCTGGCGGCTGCTGGCGGCGGTAGCACTGGTCTGCGCGGTCCTGGGTGAGACGGTGGCGCAGTGGCGCCAGGCCCACCCCGACCTGCTTCCCGGGGTCCCGGCGGTGACCGGCGCGGCGATGGTGCTGTTCATCACCGGAGTGGAGTCGGTGCTGGCCCGGCTGTGGCGGGCGGTGCTGGAGGCCGAACACGTCCGCGGGACCACGGCCACCCTGGCCGTGGCGGAGGAGCGGATGCGGTTCGCCGCCGATCTGCACGACCTCCAGGGCCACCGGCTCCAGGTCATCACGCTCAAGGGCGAACTCGCCGAACGGCTGATCGGCCGCAGTGACCAGGAGGCCCGTGCACAGGTCAGGGAGATCACCGACCTGGCCCGCGCCGCGCTGGAAGAGTCCAGGGCCGTGGTCCACGGCTACCGGCGCGCCAGCCTGAGCACCGAACTCGCCAACGCCGCAGCCGTCCTGGAGGCCGCCGGGATCCGCACCACCGTCGACGGCGACGCCGCACACATCCCGCACCAGCTCCAGCCGGCCTTCGCCGCCCTGGTCCGCGAGGGCGTCACCAACATCCTGCGCCACAGCCGGGCCCGCCACTGCCGTATCACCGTCACCGCCTCCCCCGGCCGGGCGCGCCTCCTGCTGCGCAACGACGGCGCACCGGCGCGCACCGCGGAGCCCGGCAGCGGCCTGGCCGGACTGCAGGAACGCTTCCACGCCATCGGCGGGTGCATCCGCATCGCCACCCACCCCGGCGGCCAGTTCGAACTGGCCGGCCACGCCTCCCGGGAGACCCCTGCGTGA
- a CDS encoding WhiB family transcriptional regulator: MTVTERLPGPVDHEWDWQSSAACREEDETLFFHPSGERGRAHDEREAAAKRICAGCPVRQRCLDHSLAVRERYGVWGGLGEDERLALLRPVAHHGR, encoded by the coding sequence GTGACAGTGACAGAGCGCCTTCCAGGACCTGTCGATCACGAGTGGGACTGGCAGTCGAGTGCGGCCTGCCGGGAGGAGGACGAGACCCTGTTCTTCCACCCGTCCGGCGAGCGCGGCCGGGCGCACGACGAACGGGAGGCGGCGGCCAAACGGATCTGTGCCGGGTGTCCGGTCCGCCAGCGGTGCCTCGACCACTCGCTCGCCGTGCGCGAGCGGTACGGCGTCTGGGGCGGCCTCGGCGAGGACGAACGGCTCGCCCTCCTCCGCCCCGTCGCCCACCACGGCAGGTAG
- a CDS encoding helix-turn-helix transcriptional regulator, with protein sequence MDPLAVHKALANPARAEFLRWLKTPERYWDEEYYLERGVGFHIGVCVTEIRERSGLAQSVVSGYLQILRDAGLLVSERVGKWTFYRRNEETIAAFAAYVRDEL encoded by the coding sequence GTGGATCCGCTGGCCGTTCACAAGGCGCTCGCCAATCCCGCGCGGGCGGAGTTCCTGCGCTGGCTGAAGACGCCGGAGCGCTACTGGGACGAGGAGTACTACCTCGAGCGCGGTGTCGGTTTCCACATCGGTGTGTGCGTGACGGAGATCCGGGAGCGTTCCGGGCTGGCCCAGTCGGTGGTCTCCGGCTACCTGCAGATCCTGCGGGACGCCGGGCTGCTGGTCTCGGAGCGGGTCGGCAAGTGGACGTTCTACCGGCGCAACGAGGAGACGATCGCCGCATTCGCGGCGTACGTGCGCGACGAGCTCTGA
- a CDS encoding MFS transporter, translating into MAKTGPVVLTLSLGVFGIITTEMGVVGVLPRISEELGVTAAEAGWLVGVFALVVAVAGPFATLLASGVRRKSVLAAALAVFAASNAVYALTDSFPVMLVFRIVPALFHPVFFAVALTAATRLVPPEKATRAATTVFAGVTLGFAFGVPITSYLAEHLSLAAAFWFGAGANLLALLGILALFPSAPAEQRLSYGDQLSILNRPRLWLSLAAVVLVFAAMFSVYGYFAEYLERVTHLGGSTTGALLMAFGTVMVLGNLVFGRLLERNPVRTVTAFPVLYALLYALLHTVGPWAVPTVLAVLLWGAVHSGGLVVSQTWLARDAQDAPEFGNSLFISFSNLGITIGSAAGGLVVATAGTRQLPWAGAGFALAALASVLLRRRLGPEAPGEGAADRAEGRLPVRS; encoded by the coding sequence ATGGCAAAGACCGGTCCTGTTGTCCTGACCCTCTCCCTGGGGGTGTTCGGGATCATCACCACGGAGATGGGCGTCGTCGGCGTCCTGCCCCGGATATCCGAGGAACTCGGCGTGACGGCGGCCGAGGCCGGCTGGCTGGTCGGGGTGTTCGCCCTGGTGGTCGCCGTGGCGGGCCCGTTCGCGACGCTGCTGGCCTCCGGGGTGCGGCGCAAGAGTGTGCTGGCGGCCGCGCTCGCGGTGTTCGCCGCCTCCAACGCCGTCTACGCGCTCACCGACAGCTTCCCGGTGATGCTCGTGTTCCGGATCGTGCCGGCGCTCTTCCATCCGGTGTTCTTCGCGGTGGCGCTGACCGCCGCCACCAGGCTCGTGCCACCGGAGAAGGCCACCCGGGCCGCCACCACCGTCTTCGCCGGGGTGACGCTGGGCTTCGCCTTCGGTGTTCCGATCACCTCCTACCTGGCCGAACACCTCTCCCTCGCCGCCGCGTTCTGGTTCGGCGCCGGCGCCAACCTGCTCGCCCTGCTCGGGATCCTGGCCCTCTTCCCGTCCGCACCCGCGGAGCAACGACTCTCCTACGGCGACCAGTTGAGCATCCTCAACCGCCCCCGCCTGTGGCTCTCCCTGGCGGCCGTGGTGCTCGTCTTCGCGGCGATGTTCTCCGTCTACGGCTACTTCGCCGAATACCTGGAACGCGTCACCCACCTGGGCGGATCGACCACCGGTGCGCTGCTGATGGCCTTCGGCACCGTGATGGTCCTCGGCAACCTCGTCTTCGGCCGGCTCCTGGAACGCAACCCCGTCCGGACCGTGACCGCCTTCCCCGTCCTCTACGCGCTGCTCTACGCCCTCCTCCACACCGTCGGCCCGTGGGCCGTCCCGACGGTCCTCGCCGTGCTCCTCTGGGGAGCGGTCCACTCGGGAGGCCTTGTCGTCAGCCAGACCTGGCTGGCCCGCGACGCCCAGGACGCGCCGGAGTTCGGCAACAGCCTCTTCATCTCCTTCTCCAACCTCGGCATCACCATCGGCAGCGCCGCCGGCGGCCTGGTGGTCGCGACCGCCGGAACCCGCCAACTCCCCTGGGCGGGAGCGGGGTTCGCACTGGCCGCACTGGCCTCAGTGCTGCTGCGCCGCCGACTGGGGCCCGAGGCGCCGGGCGAGGGAGCGGCGGACCGGGCGGAGGGGCGCCTCCCCGTGCGGTCCTGA